Sequence from the Calypte anna isolate BGI_N300 chromosome 25, bCalAnn1_v1.p, whole genome shotgun sequence genome:
cccccttccccctcctcaaTCCTTTCCCAGAGTTTTGATGCAGGAATAACTTCCCTaattcttcttctcctccttgtAGGTGCTTGGAGGGCAGCGACAGAAGAATGGGGCACAGAGGACTGGAATGAAGATGTAGGTACTCTCCAACCCAACTTTTCTCCACGTGGCTGTTCCCCATCCTCCCAAAATAATGGGAACAGCCCAAACCAGGCTCCCAATCCCAGGGGATGTGATGAAGGAGCCCAAAATCACTGCTGCTCAAGGACATGGCAGAGGAGCCCCAGGCAGGGAAGCATCTCCCAGGTTCTTCTCATTGCCTACAACTTCCTGATGGAATTCTTCCCTAAACTGACCTGAATTCCCATGAGGTTCCTGCTCCTTTGGGAGCCTTGGATCCCCAGGATGTGccagggagaaggcagcagggttttttttcctgcctgtgtcTTGTGGTCTTGGAGGTTTGAATCAGGCAGAACCACTTGGTTCTCCCTTCTGACTTTCTCTTTGGTGTCTTCTACTGCTTTTTGTTCCCTACCTGGCATCAGGAGAGAAGAGACATTGTTGTCACCTCCTTTTGATGCCCCTGGAGCAgtttcttccctctctgcttcaATGGAGAACTTTTGTTCTTGCAGATGGCAGCAGACTTTGGGCTTTTTTAGGATTATTCCTGCTTTTgcatgctctttttttttgctaagcCTACAGAACAAGCATGAAAGGGAAGCTTTGGCTTTCCAGGCACATCAGGAAGAACTCCTGATGTGTTTGGAGATGCAAGCAGCTCCTCTGGTCACTCAAGTCTCTGCTTGGACAGAGCCTTTGATAATCTCTTCCCTTCACTGTGTCTGATATGTCCCCAGGGGctcctgattttgtttttagACTCTTTTAGCAAGTTTGGTTGCTGGCAGCCCCCCCAGTCTGCAATAAAAGCTGTTTGGATTCTGATATTTTCCAAGCTATATCACAGGTGGCTGTTAAACCTCCTTTTCATTCAGTTTTGAGCATTTTTCCCTTCCATAGCTGAGGTGTTCCAGCAGTTCAGAGCacccctggagctgcaggaaacTTGTagaaggatttggggtttttttttcaggtgattTGTGCCATTccctgaaaagaaattaaataagaGCTGATTCTGATGGGAACCAAATATTGAAGGGGTTTAAGACTCAGCACTCAATTTTCTTGGATGTTTTTTTGTCTCAGATGCTCATGTGCTTTGCTTGGAGTCCCAAGGCATTCTTCTCacttttggcttctttttcctccttttaccTTCCAGCTGTCTGAGACCAAGATCTTCACTGCCTCCAACGTATCCTCAGTGCCTCTGCCTGCTGAGAATGTGACAATCACAGCTGGACAGAGGTGAGAGAGCCCCTGGCACCACTTTTTCTGGGCCAGAAGTAGTGCACAAGTCCCAGAGCACTTTGCCATCTCCCACTAAACCTTGCCAGCCAGCTCAAGTGCAGCAGCACTGAATAAACTGAGATCAAGTTCAATGGAAAAGCTGAATGAGGAggttctgggtccaaatccTGGATTTTAGAGGCTTTGCTGCTGGTTCTTCAGATTTGAGGGCATTTTGTTGTGTTAAATGAATGGAaaagatgctttaaaataaagggCTGTGCAGGAGCTTGCTTGGCCTCTGTCCTCTTGAGGTTTTAGCTGGCTGATAACCAGTTTGTTCTGCACATTCTTTCAACTTGTGGAGTGAAAACTGGAGGTGAGGGGTGTGACAGAGCTCCTCTAAACCTCAGTTAGGATCCTACAATCCTGAACTGCTTTGGGTTGGACCTTAAAGACCAATTAATTCCACTCTCTTACCATGAGGAGagacccctcccccagcccagggggctccaagccccatccaaccttcaacagttccagggatggggcagccacagcttctgggggtgacctggggttcagcaccctcaaattaaagaattttttccccacatttccCCTCTTGGAGGATGGAACCTTCTCCCCTCATCccacccctccagccccttgtcccaagtccctccccagctttcctggagccccttcaggcactggaaggtgctctgaggtctccccattgctgaacacccccaaatcTCTCATCCTGGCTCCAGCACAGAGAAGACCTTCagcccttttatttttttaatttcttttaattttatttttttatctttccccAGAATTGATCTTGCAGTCCTGCTGGGGAAGACCCCCTCTTCTATGGAGAATGAGTCAACAAATCTGGAGTCATCCCAGGCTCCTTCCCTGGCCCAGCCACTGGTGTTCAGCAATTCCAAGCAGAGTGCTATGTCCCAACCAACTTCTGGGAATTCCTTCTCTCACCACAGCATGGTAAGGACATCCTGGTGTCCTCCAGGCacttggtttgggttggtttccTTCACTTTCCCTTTGGACAAGATGGGAAATAGAGTTCTGAGCCCTCCTGTGGGAGGCAGGGGATGATTTGCTCTGAACACAGAGGCCTGAGGTCCATTGTTTCATTAAGAAATAATTGGGATGGTTCCTCCCCTGGTGTCTGTGGCAGACTTGCAACATTTGCTCCTTTCCTGGTCAAAGCAGAAGAGTTTGAGGAGTGGGATTGGGTGGGAGTTTGGTGTGGGATGAAATgctggcaggggagggaaggagacaTTGAATCAAGGAATGTGCAGAGACCTGGGCAGAGACTTCTTTGTGCAActtcagcaaaagaaataaaaaatcctctGCCTAATGATAGTTGAGGAAGGATTTTCAAAGCCACCTTAGGTGGGAAACCAAGTCCTGGTGGTTGTCTCTTTCAGGGCAAGCAAATGAATGTGAATAGAATAATTCAGTCTATTTTTAAAGATCCTATTTGTTGACTTTCTTTGTAAGATTCCATCACACTCCAAAatgccaggggctgggcagcTCCAGAGTGATAAAAGCTGTGAGGGAAGCAGGAGCTCTCCTTGCCAGCAGTGTCTGGAGTGTTAgccagagagaagcagcaggataTACAGTGCATGCAGACATTTCTCTGTCCTCTGAGCCTCCAAGGGAGCCACTGACTTTGTTATTTCATTGCTGAAATTGCAGGTGAGCATCCTGGGGAAAGGGTTTGGAGATGTTGGGGAGgccaaaggcagcagcaccacaggTTCCCAGTTCCTGGAGCAGTTCAAGACAGCTCAGGCTCTGGCTCAGTTGGCTGCTCAGCACTCCCAGCCTGGTGGGAGCACCACTGCTTCTTCTTGGGACATGGGATCCACCACACAGACCTCATCTCTGGTGCAGTATGgtaaggaaaagcagaatgGTTTTCCAGAGGGCAAGAAATTCTCCCAGAATTGCAGAATCATGGTGTAAGCAGCTAAATCAGGGGTTcagtgtggggaggggggggcagaTCACAAGTTGGCAGCCAAGCTGGGAGAAGATGAAAAGGATTGAGGGTGCAAGTTTTTGGGTTAAAATGTAATAGCATGTGTGACTCTTCCTCTGTTCCTTTTGGAGCAGTTGAATCCCTGGGTTTGGGTGATGCTTGGAAGCTGGAAGGGGGAGGGAACCCCAGCTCCTGAGCCCCTGGTAAAGCTGAGTGACAGAGAAGGGGTCTGGATGCCCTTCTGGAGAACAGTTCCTGCACACCAACACTTGTCAGTCTCCACTCTGTGCTGACCTGGTGTTATCTTGTAAAGAAATTCCACTCTGCCTGTTAAGTGCCTTTGGATTGGCATGAGGGAATAAAGAGGGATTAGGGAGATCCCTGCttttcagctgagctgctgagtACCAATgccatttctttcagtttggCCATTTGATTTCTTGCTATGGGGAAATGGCTCTGGTTCAAATctaagctgaaataaaaaaaaaaaaaccaacaaactcaAGCCCTGTCCTAGTCACAGTGTTGGCAGCTCCTGATCTTTTCAGACAAGGAGccccagaggagaggcagagagaagaggagTTGGTTTTTAATAAGCTGTGGTGcaaaggaggaggggggtgcAGCTGTGCTGAGACCCTGAGGGTGGGCAGCCCCTGAGGAGGGGTTTTCCTTGGAGGAAtgctggcagggaaggagcagggcagggaaggagcagggttGGCAGAGAGGGAAGCAGAGTCAGGTCCCTGCAGGACCCTGATCTGCAGTGCCCCCACACAGGGGGGCTCTGAAGCCCAACTTTCCTTGGAGGATGGGGAAATTTCTGTTCTGCAAGTTCACTTTGTCCTCTTGAGGTGGTGGAAGGAGCTGTGGGGAAGAGCTTGGAGGGCTcagctttgggtttttggtgAGAGTGAGGCTGGGAGTGGGGATTTTGGGGTTCTCTGCTCTCTGGTTTTAACAAACTCCAGGGAGGAGCCACGGTGTGaaacaattttcattttcttgatgCTGAGAAGTGTCAGAACTcgattttagggttttttaggAAACAAATCCAGCTAAGTCAACACTGTTCTTCCCCAGTAGATCTCAAGAACCCAACGGAGTCTTCGGTGCACAGCCCCTTCACCAAGCGTCAGGCCTTCACATCAACTTCAACCATGATCGAAGTCTTCATGCAGGAGAAGCAGCCTGTGGTGACTGCCTCCACAACTGTGCCACCACCCCCTTCCTCACCACTCCCCAGCAAAGCCAATCCTCTGCCCCAGATGTCCCCAGGGTCCTCGGACAACCAGTCCTCCAgtccccagccagcacagcagaagctgaagcagcagaagaagaaaGCGTCGTTAACATCAAAGGTGAGTGGGGAAGGAGGTGTTGGGTtagagctgcagaaaaactCATTTGGGCTGCTTAGAAGGAAGGGCTGGGCTTGGCTTTATGGAATCAAAGAATccttaggttggaagagacctccaagatcatccagtccaacctttgaccaactACTAagccatgtccttaaggaccaggtccaaacaccttttaaatacctccagggatggtgactccaccactgtcctgggccatcccagtgcctgaaaaccctctcagtgaaaaaatatccCCTAAATAaagcctaaacctcccctggtgcagcttccataCAGTCACAGAAtgtcagctgggaagggacctcagggatgACCTGCTCTAAGATAACTGTTgatgtgagatgtctcagcaccccctcaagctgagacttcaaactttccagaGTTGGGGAATCCATTGCTTCCCCCTGGaagaccattccagtgtctgactgtcctcagagtgagGCCTTCCTGCTGTTGGTTCTGTGGAAGGGTGACAGAAGAACTTGTCCACCTGGGCTGAACAGCATCATTCAGAGGATGGAAGCCTCTCAGTGCCCTCTTGTGCTAACGTGGACACTAAAAtcattttctctgctgagcCCAAGGATTGATTGACCCTTTCTGTTGTTCCTCCCTCACAGATTCCTGCACTGGCAGTGGAGATGCCTGGCTCAGCAGATATCTCAGGGCTCAACCTGCAGTTTGGGGCATTACAGTTTGGGTCAGAGCCTGTTCTGGCAGAATACGAATCGACTCCCACGACAAGCACGGCTGTGAGCCAGGCTCAGAGCAGCCTGtacaccagcacagccaggtgaggacccccccctgctcccagcagacagcttttccagggcTGTAGGTATCCTGCATACCAGTAGACCCTTTCTGACTGTTCTGTGGTCACAAAGGGGGGACAATGTATGCGACAGCAAAGCATAAGATACCAGGAGACTCTTCCAGGCAGCTCTGTGGCTGACTGGCCCGTGGTGCTTAGACAGAAGCAgagatttctgctgcttttaaactGTGTTGTGGGTAACACAGGAGGGGGAACCCCCAGCATGGCTGCTCCTTGTCCCTGGGGAGCAGATTCTGTGTGTGCTTTGCCCTGCTCCTTGCCTGGCAAACCGGGGTGCAGGGGAGCAGATGAAATGTTGCTGGTTTCTGGTGCTCTGACCCTTAGGATCTGGGGCCTGAGATGTcacccagagcacagctgggTGTGAGGCAGGGCTGCAGTGAGGTGCCAGCATCCTCCTGTGGCTGGGGATGTTTCTCTGCTGGGTTTGCTTGGCTGCTCTGAGTGGTGCCTTTATGCTGAGGCTTTATTTTGAAGGTCTAGAAACGAAGAGGCTGGgtcagcagcttccagcagggctgttttggagagaaatgtaaatttattttttttttcccctcctttccagTGAATCTTCATCCACAATTTCATCCAATCAAAGCCAGGAGTCTGGGTACCAGAGTGGCACAATACAGACAGCAACTTTTACCTCCCAGAACAGTGCTCAGGGACCACTGTATGAACAGAGATCCACCCAGACGAGGCGATACCCAAACTCCATCTCCTCCTCACCTCAGAAAGATCTGACCCAGGCCAAGGTAGGAAAAGAGCTTTGCTCACCCTTTGTGCTGAGTAAGCCTGGCGTGTGAAGTCTTGGAGGAAGCTAAGTGGTTTATCAAGGgtttctgtgctttcttctggctgctgccagagccctTAAAAACATTACTTACCTGGGGCTGGGCCAGTGGGGTGATCAGAGGTGAAGTTGATCACAGGCCATGTGTGGTGTCTCCTGTAATTACCTGTCTCAGTGTAATGTGGCAAGCAGGCTGAGGATTTAGGTCTGTCTTAAGGGTTTGATTCTTGTGTGCTGCACAACATCAGTTTTGATTCATGAACTTGGGTTGAGGCTGTTGAACCAGTCAGAAAAATTTCTTGCCCTGCTTTCTCAAGTAGGTGCTTGGGGGTCACCTGGGCTGAGCTTGGTGCAGTCTGGTGGTGTCTGTTGGGAGCAACTCTTCTTCAGGACTGAGGAGGGAGTGTGGCAGGGGGCTGACACCAGGTCTGCCTCTGGAAATGAGCATTTGCAACatccaaaaccttttttttcctctttttcttcagaatggTTTCAGTTCTGTACAACCCACGCCATTACAAACCACGCAGGCTGTTGAAGGTAAGAGTCTGTCAGTGCCAGGGCTGTCCCAGCTCTCTTGCACTCCTCATGTTCTTTGGATAAAAAGCTTTATCTGTGCTAAGAGCAACTCCTTGCCCTGCTGGAGCCATTGCTGCCACTCTGGTTATTTGCTTGCCTTGAAATGtgttcagctttctgctgaTGGATCCAGGAGATCCTTGATGAGTGGCTCATCCCTGATGATAATAATTCACCCTGATTTGTTTGGGAAAAGCACCTTCTCTGAAGGTCTGGAAGCTCTTTGCAGAGCTGATGTTCTGATGAGGCAGAGCTAAGCCCCAGATCACATCCTCATCACTGAATTTAGGAGCTGCCCTTAacctgaagctttttttttccccaggtgcTACAGGTCCAGCTGTGAAATCTGattccccctctgctcccagcatccCCCCTCTCAATGATGGGgtccctgcctcctccctgctgaCCACAGCCAGCCAACACTcaacagctctgagcagcctgagccACAGTGAGGAGCTCCCCAGTAccaccacagcccagctcagcaggtcagcaggatgctgggtggGCTCCTAGAGAAGCACAAGGAGAAGCAGGGGGCTGAGACAGGCAGCAAAGTCTGTCCCGTGCAGtggggaaggctgaggggaCTCATCCCATCTGAGataataaaattatagaatcccagaatggtttaggttggaaagggaccttagagatcatctccAACCTTAGAGGTATCTCCCCCAACCTTAGGGATCATGTCCCCCAACCTTAGGGATCATCTACTCTGCTGTGGGCATATCTCCAGGGGAGAGAGGGCATCCAAAACTTCTCTGTGGATGGGGAATGGGATCTGGCCTGGTCCTACCACTGGTGACTCTTGAACCTTGGCTTTGAccaccttttcctcctcctgcagttCATTACCCACCCAGCAGAACAGTCTGTCCTCATCCACATCCTCGGGGAGAACATCAACTTCAACTCTTCTGGTGAGTCTAGAGGTGCTCTAGTGCCAAGCAACCCCCTTCCTGCTCAGCTTGGAGGGCTCTGGGGGTACAGCCAGTGGGGGCTGTGGTTGtgactggagctgctggaattTAGGGTGTTGTGTGGAGGGTGATGTCAGAACACGCTGGCTCGAGGGCTTTGACACCTGtggcaggggcagcagcagcttctttagAGCTCATGGCAGCTCTTGAAAGTGCTGAGGGCTTTGCTACCAAATTTCAGAGCAAACTGGTGGCTGATGGGGGTCCTGCAGAGCCCCCTTTTATTCCTGCAGGGGAATAAAAAAGCTCCTGCCCCAAAGGTGATGCTCAGCCCGGCTTCTCCAGCAGACAGAGGTCTTGGGATGCAGCCCTGTGGGAGGATGGGAAGCATTAGGGGTGGGTTGGCTGCTAGCAGGACTTTGGACTTCAGCCAGATACAGAGCAggttttctgtgggtttttttgtagccTGCAGCTGAGTTGATGGCAGcctccagggagcagctggggacaggcagggctTTGCACAGACAGCgctcttcctgctcttcctgccctcttcttcctcttccatctcctctccccaccccttaaattctctccttttcctttcctttccctagCACACAAGTGTGGAGAGTGAAGCCAGCCTCCATTCTTCTGCTAGCACTTTCTCCACCCCCTCCAGCACCGTCTcggccgccccgccgcccgTCACCGTCTCCTCCAGCCTGAGCAGTGTCAGCAGCCTGGgcctcagcctcagcagcaACTCCACGGTGACAGCCACCACTCGAAGCTCTGTTGCAACAACATCAGGTACTCCCCTCCCCCTGaaccctgctgcttccccaggggAGAGTGTGGGGGCTGGGAGAGAGACAGCTCCTGCTCTTCACTTCACCgtgggattttttcttttggcaggaAAAGCCCCTCCCAACCTCCCTCCTGGAGTTCCACCATTGCTGCCTAACCCATACATCATGGCTCCAGGGTTGCTCCACGCCTACCCGGTGAGGGGGGGGGATGATTTGCAGTCCCATCATCACACCATTGAGATCTCTCTTAGCTCTGTCTTCAACCAAGAGGGAGAGGTGGAGGATGgtagagaaagcaaaaaaatggaACATCAGCCCAGCAGGACTGCCTTGGGAGGGGAAAAGTTTGGACCTGTTGCTTTCCATAAGatggcagcagaaggaaatcCATGTGCCTGGGGGGAAAAATGTCTGGAAGTCTGGAGATCTGCCATGTCCAGAGCAGATTTTGTCTTGCCCAGCCTGTGGGGAGCAGCATCCCCTCAGTCAGAGCAGGACTCATGCCAAGTGGAGCTGTTTTAGCACCATGGGATGACAAAAGCCACTCAGAAACAAGGGTGGTGGCTGCCACAAAGCCTAGGGCTGTGTCACAGcccttttctgaagctgaaggaGGAATTTCAGTGTTGAAATTGCAGGAGGAAATTGGTGGAGTGGCTCTGTGGTCTGGAGCAGAGGGCAGTGGGTTTGGAGCTCACTCTTTTATCTGAGCACCTGACTTCCAGTATGTCCAGGGGgtctccaggaaggctggagatggattGTTTGCAAGGACCTGTAGTGGTAGGATGAGGGGGTAACAGTTTGAAATTGGAGAAATTGAGACTGgaagttaggaaaaaattctttaccatgagaatagtggaaaaatggaagaggttgcccagggaggtggttgaggctTCATCTCTGaagatgttcaaggtgaggcttgaggaatCTCTGGTTGAGGATGTCCATGCTGACTGCTGGgggacctttagaggtcccttccaacccaaattattctgtgatccCATAAAATCACTCCTGGCAGTGTCAGTCTTGGGGTAACAGTTGCTGTCTGCCTGCACAATCACAAAGCCTCTGCTTCTGGCTTCATCTTGCATTTATCTAAAGGTTTAATCTAAAATCTGGTGAGTGTCCTTACCTACACTGTGTCCCTAACATCATCTCCTGGGCTTTTTTTCTAGCCACAGGTGTATGGGTATGATGATTTGCAGATGCTCCAAACCAGGTTCCCTTTGGTAAGTACTGAGGAGCAACATGGGGCTCACAGCTCACTGGGGCTGCAGGTTTGGGGTGCACTGGAAgtcaggctggagagctggcaaaaaaaagaaaaaaaaaaggtgcttaaATATGGATCCATCTCCTTGTGACAGTGGGGAGGAGTTGCTCCCTTTGTACTTGGGAAGTTGGATTACTCAGATGGGCAGATTCCATGGGGAATGGGAGAGCTCCAGGAGGCAGTGGGTGATGAGGTGTTGTGGAGATTTGTGGCTGGTTCTTGAAAGAGGCTGTGACTGAGAAGACTTCTCTGAGAGGGGGGTTtatttcagcctggagaagagaaggctgcaatggggagacctcagagcaccttccagtgcctgaagggatccaggaaagctggggagggacttgggacaagggcctggagggatgggatgagagggaatggctttgaactggaagaggggagatggagaggagatgggaagcagaagttccttggggtgagggtgcttCTGAAGGAGAAGGTtttggggagaccttggagcaccttccagtgcctgaagggatccaggaaagctggggagggacttgggacaagggcctggagggatgggatgagaaggaatggctttgaactggaagaggggagatggagaggaaaaattctttaagttgagggtgctgagcctcaggtcacccccagaagctgtggctgccccatccctgggaatgttggaagtttggatggggtttggagcccCCTGAGCagtgggaggggtccctgcccatggcagggggggcactggatGAGTTTTctggttccttccaacccaacccattccatgattctctggtTCTGGATCTCACACCGAGTTCTCATTATTTGTATCATATATTCTCACTAGAGAGTGGCTTGAaattggaaaaggggaaatggagGTTGGACactggggagaaattctttggggtgagggtgctgagccccaggtcacccccagaagctgtggctgcccaatCCCTGGAATTGTTGGAGgtttggatggggtttggagccccctgggctggggggaagtgtccctgcccatggtaggggggttggaactgggtgatctttatccttccaacccaaaccagtctgggattccatgaTTTAGCAATATTTGTGTCCTTTGTGTTGTCAAGTGGAGGGGAAGCTGAAGGGCTGCACAGCACAGGCTTTATCTGGTTTTTCCCCTAACCAGATGAGGGAGATGGTGGCTACTACAGAACCAAGGCTTGCTGTAGGCTGTGAGGAGGAGCCTCACTGTGGCTGCTTGAACTGCAATCCTCCAACAAATGTGCCAACTGCAGTTcagaaattccttttctttggggaaaaaaaaaaaaaaaaaaaaggacgtTTTAACTTTGCATCTTTGGACAGAGCTCCTAAAActtcttctctttttgttttcatccttCAGGATTACTACAGCATCCCATTCCCTACACCTACCACCCCACTGACTGGAAGAGATGGCAGCCTGAGCAGCAATCCATACTCTGGTAGGGAAAAAGGAGGCTCAGATCTCTCATCCCCTTGCATTTTCCTGCTCACTAAATTTCTGTGTCCCATTGTCCACTGGAACTGCCCCTGCACCACCCTCTGGCACTGCCTTTGGTCTGGAGCATGGTTCTCAGCAGCTAAACTTCCATTTCCTCATCTGGTGACATTTTGAGGCATTTTACCAGGAAGATGGAGCAAGCAGGAGGTGATCCAGCAGTTGGGAAGGTTGTTGAGGAATGGTTGGAAGAATCTGGGAGGTGGAACACTGGGGAGCTTCTTTTCAGGTTGTGGTGAGGCAGGGGTTAAGCActtagagacaaaaaaataaccacaaaacCTGGAGAAATGAAGTTTTCTGTCCATGCAACAGTCtcatggagaaagaaaaatgggacATTTAGGACCTGTCAGGCTCAAAGCAGGTGTTGAGTGGGTGGCTGATCTCTCCCTGACCTTTCCAGGTGCTTTAATTCCTGGCACTGGGCAGCAGTTCTGCTGTCTCACCCTTTAGGAACTGCTGCACTTTGTGGCTCCCTGCTCTTCCAGCACCACTTCTCCTTTCCTTGTTTGCCTGGAAGTGCTTTTGCTCAGCATGCCAGAGCTGAAATCCCAAGCtcagagcacagcactgctgccttgAGTCATTTGTCAGCTTAACACTGGGGATAATTCCTGTCTCTGGCTactcctggcagtgctgaggaaTCACTGCCTTGCTCTGCAAGCTCTGAACAGGGAAAGTGTTTGTGTGGAGGAGCCAAGCAGGTGCAGATAAAGAGCAGCCCAGGGAGCATCCCCAAGCCCCACAGCCAAAGCCTCCTGCAGTGCCcaggctgagaggagaggaaggggtaTTGATTTCTGAGTGCTCTGGGATATTTCTGTGTGCTCTCTGGGATATTTCCAAGTACTCTACGAGCTGCTGGGTCTCTGATTTGTTGTCAAAAGGGAGGGAGGTGTGAGCCCTGCTGGAAAAAGGGACCATTCACACATCCCTAGCAGGAAGATGTTTGCCTCTGCTCTTCAGGGAGCTGTTGGCTGCTGCTCTTGACCTCAAGTCTGGCTCTGGAAGGAGCTGAGTTGTCTTCAGGGCTGTTGCTGGTGCatggagggagcagagggagagctCCAGGTCTTCAGGCAGCCAGGAGTGTCCAGTCCAGCCAGTTTGTCCAGTGCTGGGTGACACTGGGTggtgcagcactgcagctgagaTGCTCTGAATCCTCCTCTTGGGGATGAGGAGTGCAATTAACAGCTTGGGGTGCATAGGGCTGAGGGCTTGGGGGGGCAGCAGTTTTTAGGAGGGGAGCTGGGtgaagtcacagaatcatttgggttggaaaggagctctgggatcagcAATTCCAGCCCTGGATCCACTCCTCCTGTGGttcccatggcactgagtgccacattcagcctcttcttaaaaacctccagggatggagaatccacccccgccctgggcagcccattccaatgtctgatccCCCCctctggaaagaattccttcctaattcCCAACCTAAcctttccctggcagagctgaagcccatggcctcttgtctgactgacagagcccaaccccccccctggctccaacctccttccagggagttggggagagtgatgaggtctcccctgagcctcctcttctccagaggGGCCTCCTCATCCCTTTATCTTGTCCTGgctcccttcacagcctccttgctcttctctggacctgctccagcacctcaatctccttcctgaactgggagGCCCAGAATTTGTTGCTTTGTCCCCTTTTTGGGCTGAGCTGGAACGGTCTTGAATTTGAGTGGGAGGTGCCCATGTCCATGCAGAGGAGGGGGcttaaatcttttatttttttcttttttagatttttttttaaggtcccCCTTCATCCCCAACCACCCTGTGATTCTCTCTAtgccttttcttccatctccttGTGCCTCAGGTGATTTACCAAAATTTGGCCGAGGTGACgcctcctcccctgctcctgcaaCAACTTTGGCCCAACCCCAGCAGAACCAGACCCAGACCCACCACACCACCCAGCAGACCT
This genomic interval carries:
- the UBAP2L gene encoding ubiquitin-associated protein 2-like isoform X6, whose protein sequence is MMTSVGTTRARGSWEQTQTQSQTQHKQRPQATAEQIRLAQMISDHNDADFEEKVKQLIDITGKNQDECVIALHDCNGDVNRAINVLLEGNPDTHSWEMVGKKKGVSGQKESGQTEPSEESKENRERDRDFSRRRGGPPRRGRGASRGREFRGQENGLDGGKSGGSSGRGTERGRRGRGRGRGGSGRRGGRFSAQGMGTFNPADYAEPAGTDENYGNSNNNTWNNTGSFEPDDGTRLDFIGGEGSNYPRKFDTAPGMIPPGAWRAATEEWGTEDWNEDLSETKIFTASNVSSVPLPAENVTITAGQRIDLAVLLGKTPSSMENESTNLESSQAPSLAQPLVFSNSKQSAMSQPTSGNSFSHHSMVSILGKGFGDVGEAKGSSTTGSQFLEQFKTAQALAQLAAQHSQPGGSTTASSWDMGSTTQTSSLVQYVDLKNPTESSVHSPFTKRQAFTSTSTMIEVFMQEKQPVVTASTTVPPPPSSPLPSKANPLPQMSPGSSDNQSSSPQPAQQKLKQQKKKASLTSKIPALAVEMPGSADISGLNLQFGALQFGSEPVLAEYESTPTTSTAVSQAQSSLYTSTASESSSTISSNQSQESGYQSGTIQTATFTSQNSAQGPLYEQRSTQTRRYPNSISSSPQKDLTQAKNGFSSVQPTPLQTTQAVEGATGPAVKSDSPSAPSIPPLNDGVPASSLLTTASQHSTALSSLSHSEELPSTTTAQLSSSLPTQQNSLSSSTSSGRTSTSTLLHTSVESEASLHSSASTFSTPSSTVSAAPPPVTVSSSLSSVSSLGLSLSSNSTVTATTRSSVATTSGKAPPNLPPGVPPLLPNPYIMAPGLLHAYPPQVYGYDDLQMLQTRFPLDYYSIPFPTPTTPLTGRDGSLSSNPYSGDLPKFGRGDASSPAPATTLAQPQQNQTQTHHTTQQTFLNPALPPGYSYTSLPYYTGVPGLPSTFQYGPAVFPVAPTSSKQHGVNVSVNASATPFQQPSGYGSHGYSTGVSVTSSNTGVPDISGSVYSKTQQSFEKQGFHTGTPAASFNLPSALGSGGPINPATAAAYPPTPFMHILTPHQQPHSQILHHHLQQDGQLPYLQTILCCQRQQEDQSGSGQRSQGSSIPQKSQANKSAYNSYSWGAN
- the UBAP2L gene encoding ubiquitin-associated protein 2-like isoform X1, yielding MMTSVGTTRARGSWEQTQTQSQTQHKQRPQATAEQIRLAQMISDHNDADFEEKVKQLIDITGKNQDECVIALHDCNGDVNRAINVLLEGNPDTHSWEMVGKKKGVSGQKESGQTEPSEESKENRERDRDFSRRRGGPPRRGRGASRGREFRGQENGLDGGKSGGSSGRGTERGRRGRGRGRGGSGRRGGRFSAQGMGTFNPADYAEPAGTDENYGNSNNNTWNNTGSFEPDDGTRLDFIGGEGSNYPRKFDTAPGMIPPGAWRAATEEWGTEDWNEDLSETKIFTASNVSSVPLPAENVTITAGQRIDLAVLLGKTPSSMENESTNLESSQAPSLAQPLVFSNSKQSAMSQPTSGNSFSHHSMVSILGKGFGDVGEAKGSSTTGSQFLEQFKTAQALAQLAAQHSQPGGSTTASSWDMGSTTQTSSLVQYVDLKNPTESSVHSPFTKRQAFTSTSTMIEVFMQEKQPVVTASTTVPPPPSSPLPSKANPLPQMSPGSSDNQSSSPQPAQQKLKQQKKKASLTSKIPALAVEMPGSADISGLNLQFGALQFGSEPVLAEYESTPTTSTAVSQAQSSLYTSTASESSSTISSNQSQESGYQSGTIQTATFTSQNSAQGPLYEQRSTQTRRYPNSISSSPQKDLTQAKNGFSSVQPTPLQTTQAVEGATGPAVKSDSPSAPSIPPLNDGVPASSLLTTASQHSTALSSLSHSEELPSTTTAQLSSSLPTQQNSLSSSTSSGRTSTSTLLHTSVESEASLHSSASTFSTPSSTVSAAPPPVTVSSSLSSVSSLGLSLSSNSTVTATTRSSVATTSGKAPPNLPPGVPPLLPNPYIMAPGLLHAYPPQVYGYDDLQMLQTRFPLDYYSIPFPTPTTPLTGRDGSLSSNPYSGDLPKFGRGDASSPAPATTLAQPQQNQTQTHHTTQQTFLNPALPPGYSYTSLPYYTGVPGLPSTFQYGPAVFPVAPTSSKQHGVNVSVNASATPFQQPSGYGSHGYSTGVSVTSSNTGVPDISGSVYSKTQQSFEKQGFHTGTPAASFNLPSALGSGGPINPATAAAYPPTPFMHILTPHQQPHSQILHHHLQQDGQFVPLFLHILVLQQLPYLQTILCCQRQQEDQSGSGQRSQGSSIPQKSQANKSAYNSYSWGAN